Proteins from one Gibbsiella quercinecans genomic window:
- the ilvC gene encoding ketol-acid reductoisomerase, producing the protein MANYFNTLNLRQQLAQLGKCRFMAREEFADEANYLKGKKVVIVGCGAQGLNQGLNMRDSGLDISYALRKAAIEEKRPSWRKATENGFTVGTYEDLIPQADLVVNLTPDKQHSAVVRAVQPLMKKGSALGYSHGFNIVEVGEQIRKDITVVMVAPKCPGTEVREEYKRGFGVPTLIAVHPENDPQGEGMAIAKAWAAATGGHRAGVLESSFVAEVKSDLMGEQTILCGMLQAGSLLCFDKLVAEGTDPAYAEKLIQYGWETVTEALKQGGITLMMDRLSNPAKLRAYALSEQLKGIMAPLFQKHMDDIISGAFSSGMMADWAEDDVKLLTWREETGKTAFENAQQFEGKIGEQEYFDNGVLMIAMVKAGVELAFETMVSSGIIEESAYYESLHELPLIANTIARKRLYEMNVVISDTAEYGNYLFANAAVPLLKDFMNTLQAGDLGKAVAATAVDNAQLRDVNEAVRNHPIEAIGRKLRGYMTDMKRIAVAG; encoded by the coding sequence ATGGCTAATTATTTCAACACATTGAACCTGCGCCAGCAGTTGGCGCAATTGGGTAAGTGTCGCTTTATGGCGCGTGAAGAATTTGCGGATGAGGCAAACTACCTGAAAGGTAAAAAAGTGGTGATTGTCGGCTGTGGCGCCCAGGGCCTGAACCAAGGGCTGAACATGCGCGATTCGGGCCTGGATATCTCCTACGCCCTGCGTAAAGCAGCGATCGAAGAAAAACGCCCTTCATGGCGCAAAGCGACCGAGAATGGTTTCACCGTCGGCACCTACGAAGACCTGATCCCGCAGGCGGATCTGGTGGTTAACCTGACGCCGGACAAACAGCACTCTGCGGTCGTGCGTGCGGTACAACCGCTGATGAAAAAAGGTTCTGCGCTGGGCTATTCCCACGGTTTCAACATCGTTGAAGTTGGCGAGCAGATTCGTAAAGACATTACGGTGGTCATGGTGGCGCCAAAATGTCCTGGTACTGAAGTGCGTGAAGAATACAAACGTGGTTTCGGCGTGCCGACCCTGATCGCGGTTCACCCGGAAAACGATCCGCAGGGTGAAGGTATGGCAATCGCCAAAGCATGGGCGGCAGCCACCGGCGGCCACCGTGCCGGCGTTCTGGAATCCTCCTTCGTGGCCGAAGTGAAGTCTGACCTGATGGGTGAGCAGACGATTCTGTGCGGTATGCTGCAGGCGGGTTCTCTGCTGTGCTTTGACAAGCTGGTGGCTGAAGGCACCGATCCGGCCTATGCGGAAAAACTGATTCAGTACGGTTGGGAAACCGTGACCGAAGCGCTGAAACAGGGCGGTATCACCCTGATGATGGATCGCTTGTCCAACCCGGCCAAGCTGCGCGCTTACGCGCTGTCTGAACAGCTGAAAGGCATTATGGCGCCGTTGTTCCAAAAACACATGGACGACATTATCTCTGGCGCCTTCTCCAGCGGCATGATGGCTGACTGGGCGGAAGACGATGTGAAACTGCTGACCTGGCGTGAAGAAACCGGTAAAACCGCGTTTGAAAATGCGCAGCAGTTCGAAGGCAAAATTGGCGAGCAGGAATACTTCGATAACGGCGTGCTGATGATTGCAATGGTGAAAGCGGGCGTTGAACTGGCCTTCGAAACCATGGTGTCTTCCGGCATTATTGAAGAATCCGCTTACTATGAATCGCTGCACGAGCTGCCGCTGATTGCCAACACCATCGCGCGTAAACGCCTGTATGAGATGAACGTGGTTATCTCTGATACGGCGGAATACGGTAACTACCTGTTCGCTAACGCCGCGGTGCCGTTGCTGAAAGATTTCATGAATACCCTGCAGGCGGGCGATCTGGGCAAGGCCGTTGCGGCTACCGCCGTTGACAATGCGCAACTGCGTGATGTGAATGAAGCGGTGCGTAATCACCCAATCGAAGCCATTGGCCGCAAACTGCGTGGCTACATGACGGACATGAAACGTATCGCTGTGGCAGGTTAA